The Pantoea eucalypti sequence TATGACCGTCTGCATCGCCCGGAAGAGGCTGCAAAAATGCGCCGTGAAGGGTTGTTGCTGACGCTGAAGAATAACCCAAACGCCTGATGCGATTGTCAGACAGGATAAAGCCGGGCTCGCCCGGCTTTTTTGTGCCCAAAATCTGCCCTCCGGTTCTCGCAGGCAAAAAAAAACACCTGCCAGTGGCAGGTGTAAGATCAGGTCGGTAAGACAACCGGGAGGTACCTGACTCAACGTGGTGTCTGTTAACCCTGTAAGGCTTACGCGATACAGGCAGGCAGACAACAGGTACCGAAAATTGGCTCTGCATCATTCCCAGGTTTATGTAGCATAAGCAGACATAAGAGGTGGAATGAGCATCTACAGCAGAAGTGTTGCACAAGCCGTGCCAGGTTAAGGTTTATTTTTAAAGTGATTATAAATCAATAACTTAACCACAGTGCCAAATCTGTTCTTAGCCATGTCCGATGTTAAGTGTCGGTATCCGGCGACAGCTTGCATTTTCTCTGTCTCTTAATAGAGACAGCGAGGCCAATCTCTCTGTGAACTTAACAATAACAATGACTTATTTGTCGGCGATTCACGACGCTGCTACTCCTGCTTAAGCAACTTTAACTGACAACTGGCGAAATCAAAGCGGGAGAGCTGGCATCGAAGATTAGCAAACAGCAGCCCGTTCTCACCGCTGTGCCGGCTTCAGGGAGCATACGCCTTTCGCCAAGACGCAAAAGACGCCATCCCTGGCGGCCTCAGCGCGGGCCGTCCCTGGCCCGCGCTGCTTTGCTACAGGCGTATGCTCCCTTCGCTTCAAGTCTGGCAGACGCATCGGGAACTTACATGGACGCTTCAGACTGGTGAGAGATCTAAAGCCGGATTCATCTGACGGTGTTCCCTTCGCAGGCTCGCACTCACCGCAACATTGTTCCACAGCCTGCGCCCCTAATCTCTCGCAGAAATTTGCATCCTCTTTCTACAGACGAAAAAAAACCTGTCTTTTCAGACAGGTTTCTAAAAATGGTCGGCGAGAGAGGATTCGAACCTCCGACCCACTGGTCCCAAACCAGTTGCGCTACCAAGCTGCGCTACTCGCCGATTTTTTTAACTGTTTTGCCTGGTGCGAAGAGAGGGACTTGAACCCTCACGTCCGTTAAGACACTAACACCTGAAGCTAGCGCGTCTACCAATTCCGCCACCTTCGCGTTTCCCAGCAAAATCTGGGGTGGCTAATGGGACTCGAACCCACGACAACTGGAATCACAATCCAGGGCTCTACCAACTGAGCTATAGCCACCACAATTCTTAATGTCACAGATTTAAAACCTGCAGCATTTAAATCTCTACTGCCAACCGCGGTAAATCAACCACCGAAGCTCATGCGCACAAACGATATGGCGCGCCCGACAGGATTCGAACCTGAGACCTCTGCCTCCGGAGGGCAGCGCTCTATCCAGCTGAGCTACGGGCGCGTAGCGCCGTTGCGGATGTGCATACTAGAGATAAGCGCCCATCGTGTCTAGTGCTTTTTAAATAAAAAGACGCGTTTGATTACGCTTTGTGCACTTTCTCGACAAATAGTGCATTTCCTCTCTCACAATGCCTAAAAATGCGGCATTTATCAGCAATATCAGAGATCGCCGCGCCAGTGGTAGCGCAAATATTTAAGCAGTTTTAATTGCCTGCGCAGGCGGCTCGGTTGTCGAATCAGACGATAGAGCCACTCCAGCCCCAGTCGCTGCCAGATTTTAGGGGCGCGCTTCACATGACCGGTAAAAACATCGTAGGTTCCGCCTACGCCCATGTAGAGCGCATCAGGACAGTGCGCACGGCACGCCAGCATCAGCAGCTCCTGACGTGGCGAGCCCAGCGCTACGGTGACGAGCTTCGCACCGCTAGCCGCAATCCGGGCAAACAGCGCATCCTGATCGGCTGGCGCAAAATAGCCATCCTGCGCGCCAACAATATTCACATTCCACTGGCGGCGTAACTTATCACAGGTTTCATCCAGCACCCGCTGGCGACCACCGATAAGAAACACCGGCGTCCCTTCACGCCCGGCGCGCTCCATCAACGCTTCCCATAAATCTGCTCCCGCAATGCGCTGCACCGACGCCTGCGGATATTTTTTACGAATCGAACGTACAATGCTGATGCCATCGGCATACGCATATTCAGCCTGCGCTAACAGCGTGCGTAATCCCTCATCCCGCTCAGCGGTCAGAATCTTCTCTGCATTGATCGCTACTAAAATACCGCTGCGAACGCGCTGCGGCGGCATCAGAAAATTCACCGCCGACGGCATGTTTTCGAAGCCATACAAATCAACGCCGCGAATCCGGTACTGCGGCGTCTCAGTTAACGTTGTCATATCTTCCGTCAATCCCAGAGGTTAATCAGAGCGGGCTGTGCAACACCCGCCTGCTGCGGTCGCGAATCAAACCTGCGCGATCCAGTAACCAGAAAAGTAATTTCGCTATGCCCAGACAGGCAGCAAAAATGATGCAGAAAAACACCACGCGAGAACCGAACGCATCAAGACCTTCGCGGGCCAGCACAATCATGTTAAACACCGCGCCAAAACAGAAGCTTTGCAGGATGGCGCCGGTGTACCGGTTGGTCTCAAGGCAGCCACGCTGATAGATCGCATCAAAGGCTTTGATAATCATCCCTACCGCGACAGCACCAACTGGAATCGCCCAGACGCCGCCCATCACCACCAGCGATCCAATTAATGTGGGGGAAATCGCCAAGCCAGAATGGTTATTCAGCACTTCCCAGGTGAAGTAGTTCGCACTGTTTAACACCGCCAGCGGCCGATCCGGCCAGAGCCAGGTCGGAATGAAAACGTAGAAATCACGCCACAGCGGCGCCAGACCCTGGAACTCAATGCGGGCGTAGTTATCCAGCAGAAGAGCCAGATTCTCCCACGGTGAGAACGTATCACGCGTCAGATAGAGGAAGGTATAAAACGCTTCATCGCCCATTACGTCGAGGTTATAGCGGCGCAGCGCCAGCCAGAACATCCCCGCAATTGCCAGTACGCCCGCTGTTGCCAGCATCCACAGAGTGATCCAGCCACGGGTGATCCCGATGAACAGGAACAGGGCAAAAGCAATAATGATATTGGCGCGGGTGCCGCCCACCAGTGCGTAGGTCAGCAAACCAAAGGCCACTGTTACCACCAGGAACAGCAGCCAGTTGCGGCGCGTCGGGCTCAGAAAATAGGGGATCAACATCGCCGGAATAAAGAAGTAGAAGAAGCGCTTGAGCGCCACCCCCGAGACTTCACTGGAGAAGATCTGGTTATAGGCAGTCAGGCGGAACAGCAGAAAACCGTTGTGAATGAAAAACACAGTGACGGTTCCCAGCGCCACCAGCGCCAGAATCACGCAGGTCAGGTGCGTTTCAACCCGATTCATCTGCAGCCAGGGCTTCGCCGGTGGCGCACTGGCGGGCTTCAGCCGCACTTTATAACTGACGTAATAAATGGCGTAAAACGCCGTCGCTGACAGCAACGCCTCCAGCAGATTCTCGACCGGCACCACCTCAACATTAAAGCGAAACACCAGCACCGAGGTCAGTGGGAAGCCGAAGTAAAAGGTCAGTAAGAACAGCAGTGTGAAGAACAGATGGAAGTTAAAACGGACGCGCTTAAACTCCCGCCAGGTCAGGGTCAGAATAAAAACCAGCGACAGCATATAGACCACCAGCAGGCCGCCAAACTGCATAAGACTCATGACAACTCCCCTTCGCTGAGCTGTAACGCGGCCCGCCAGCCTGCGAGATACCCCGGCGCAAAAAAGGCGATCGCCTGTTTATCACAGCTCATCAGCTGGCGGCGTGCCTCGGCAATCACCGCAGGCGACAGCGTATCTTCGCTGAACAATACCGGAAGCTGCTGCTCAGCCACATCACGCCAGAACGGATTTTTGCGGGTCAGGATAAACGGCACGTTGGCCTGGATCAGCAGACAAAGTGTTCCCACTCCCTGCTGACGTTCAAACATAAAATAGCCGACATGACAGCGCGCCAGCAGCGCTAAATAATCATCAAACGCCAGATTTTCACGCATCAGATTCACCTGCCCGTCCGGGAACAGTGTCTCTGCTGCAGCCTGAATCTCACTGATGTACGCCTCGTTGCCTGGCGGATAGCCCAGCGGCACCTCGATACGCACCTGTGTGCCAAACTGCGCGCGAATCGCTTTTAAGCCTTCAATGTGCCGGTTACTCGGATCGCCGGAGTTGCCCAGCAGCAGCGTAAACGGCTCTGCGGGATCAGACTCAACAGCGGCGGCGGGCATTCGGGTCGGGAAATAGAGCAGTGAACCCGGCACCCTGCGATGACGCTGCTGGTAGTGATGCAGGTCGCCACGGGTCGCAAAAACCTGAGCAACGCGTCCCTGTGCTAGCCGGCGAACCAGATAGAACAGGCGAAACTTCAGGCTGCGTGAATCTTCATAGAGATCGGCACCCCAGACATGCCAGAAGATTTGGGAACGGCGCAACTTGCCACTGAGTAATGCCAGCCAGATCCACGGGTTAAACTGACCGTGGCAGAAAAAACGCTGCTGACGATGTCTGGCCCGCTGCAGCACCGCCTGCGCCAGCGCTTTCTTGCTGGTAAAGCACTCAATCTGCAATGCACTGAACGGTGCCAGGCTCTCTGGCTGCTGCGTCACTACCATAAAATGGCGTGGCGAAGCCACGGGCTGCTCAACGCTGAGTATATCGTTGAAAAAGCGCAGCACCGTAAGATTGTGGTGGGGAATGTCCGATCCCAAAACGTGAATTAAAGTCATTTTTTCCGGCAGTAAACAATAAAAGCGCCACAACACAGGGCAAAATAAGCCATATAGGTAAACATATAGGCCTGCGCCGCACCTGTCGCGCCATGTAACGGGATCAACCAGCGTGAGAACAGCGTCAGCAACAGAAACTGGCTGATCTCAGTGAGAACATAAAAGCGCAGCGAGGCTTTGGCGATAACCAGATATCCGAAAACATAGGCACCGACTTTAAAAACATCACCGCACAGCTGCCAGACGAAAAGATCGCGCATCCCGCGAAAAGCCTCAGAGAACAACAGGCTGATGGCGAAATCACGCAGCACCCAGACACCAAAACTGGCAACTGCCACGGCGGGCAGTACAAAACGCAGTGCACGGCCAATCTCGCGTGCAATGTCGCGTTTGCTCTCGAGCCGCGCCAGCGTCGGCAGCAGCCAGACGCTAAAGGTTGCGGTGATAAACTGCAGATAGGCATCCGAAATGCTGGTGACACCCTGCCACAATCCGACCTGCGCCCACCCTTCCTGCTCTGCCAGCAGGTTACGCATCAACACCCAGGCGACCGGCAGGGTCACAGCCGTGATCAGCGCCATCAGGGTATATTTTGCCAGATTACGCGCCAGCTCAGGGTGCCATTGCGGACGCAGCCAGCTCAGCGGCAGCGGTGCGCGGCGTTTCAGCATCAGTAGCGCCGGCAGCAGCAGCAAGGCCGGCACCAGTGCCAGGCCAATCAGCGCCCCCTGATAGCCACCCAGCCACCAGCAGAGCAGATAGCCCGCCACGCCAGTCAGGCTGCCGAGAATCAGTGCCAGCGCATTACCGCGCGCATCGCGATAACCCTTCAGCAGCGCCAGGGTTAAGTTGGCCCAGGCGATACCGAGCTGAAGAAAGGCGACGACGCGGATGACGCCCTGATAGCGATCATGACCAAACAGCGCGGTGCTGATGGGTGCCGCCGCCAGCAGAAACAGCAGCGCCAGCACACCGGAAAAGCCCAGCACCATTGCCGATGCCGTGCCCACCATCGCGCGCAGTTGTCCGGGCTGCTGTTGATACTGCGCCACATAGGTGGTGACGCCATTGAAGATGCCCGCGCCCGCCAGCACACCCAGCACGGTGATCAGCTGACGAAAGTTCCCCGCCTGGCCGACACCCTCGGGTCCGAAACTCACCGCCAGCAGTTTGACCACCAGCAGACCAGCCACAATTTTTACCAGCGTGGACGATGCGGTCCACACTGAGGCTCTGGCCAATGACATCAGGAAAAGAAGCTCAGCAGTGAGCTGATAACCGTGCTCTGATTATTATCGGACAGGTTATAGAACAGCGGCAGGCGCAGCAGACGTTCACTTTCCTGCGTGGTATAGCGATCGTCGCCGACAAACTGCGAGAAACGCTCACCGGCTGGCGAACTGTGCAGCGGAATATAGTGGAACACCGTCAGTATCTCAGCTTCTTTCATCCAGTTGATCAGCGCCTGGCGATCGTCCTGATCGCGCAGTTTGATATAAAACATGTGCGCATTGTGTTCACAGCTGGCGGGGATCACCGGCAGGCTGATACGTCCCTGGGCCGCCAGCGGCTGGAGTGCGTCGTAATAGCGCTGCCAGATGCGTAACCGCTGCTGGTTGATGCGCTCAGCGGCTTCCAGCTGCGCCCAGAGATAGGCCGCCTGCAGATCGGCCATCAGGTAGCTCGACCCCATATCGCGCCAGGTATATTTATCGACCTGACCCCGGAAGAACTGGCTGCGGTTGGTGCCTTTTTCCCGCACGATCTCGGCGCGCTCGACCAGGCTGGCGTCGTTAATGAGTGTCGCGCCACCTTCGCCACCGGCGGTGTAGTTCTTGGTTTCGTGAAAACTGAAGCAGCCAATATGACCAATGGTGCCCAGGGCGCGCCCTTTGTAGCGTGACATCACGCCCTGCGCCGCATCTTCGATCACAAACAGCTTATGCTTTGCCGCCAGCGCCATAATGGTGTCCATTTCACAGGCCACGCCTGCGTAATGCACCGGCACAATGGCGCGGGTTTTTTCAGTGATAGCGGCTTCGATCAGCGTTTCATCGATGTTCATGGTGTCCGGGCGCACATCGACAAACACGATGCGCGCGCCGCGCAGCACAAAGGCATTAGCGGTCGAGACAAAGGTGTAGCTCGGCATGATCACTTCATCGCCGGGCTGCAGATCGATTAACAGCGCCGCCATCTCCAGCGAAGCGGTACAGGAGGGAGTGAGCAGCACTTTTTTGCTACCGAAACGCTGCTCCATCCACTGCTGACAGCGACGGGTAAATCCGCCGTCACCGCACAGCTTGCCGCTGTTCATTGCCGACTGCATATAATCAATTTCTGTGCCCACAATCGGGGGCGCATTAAATGGAATCATGACCTTTCCTGTAAAACCAGTAGGCGGTGCTGTCGAGCCGGGCACCGCTGCGTAAATAGAGGCGCATCGCCGTGAGATTACTCATCTGGGTGGCAACCCGAAGCTGAGCCAGCTGTCTTACCCGCGCCCAGTCCGCCGCCGCCAGCATCAGTCGCTGACCCACGCCCTGGCCCTGCGCGTCAGGCAGCACGCCCAGCAAACCGATTCGCGCATCGCCGTCTGCCGCGCGCAGCGAAACAAAACCCTGCAACTGACCGGTGGCGTCACTGGCTACCAGGCACTGGTCGTCAAATGTGCCGCGCACCGCATTTTCAATCCACTGCGCATAGAAGCGACCGCTGGCGTCCGGCGCATA is a genomic window containing:
- the rffC gene encoding dTDP-4-amino-4,6-dideoxy-D-galactose acyltransferase: MPVHVNINPLSWESTFFGVDTVRLEPQGETPLEQALRHPCALIQMKVAASETALIDTLQQHQFQLAEGEADLTLAIKETERQAGIRIARDAQIPPLRDAASQLFSQSRFRAPWYAPDASGRFYAQWIENAVRGTFDDQCLVASDATGQLQGFVSLRAADGDARIGLLGVLPDAQGQGVGQRLMLAAADWARVRQLAQLRVATQMSNLTAMRLYLRSGARLDSTAYWFYRKGHDSI
- a CDS encoding TDP-N-acetylfucosamine:lipid II N-acetylfucosaminyltransferase; the encoded protein is MTLIHVLGSDIPHHNLTVLRFFNDILSVEQPVASPRHFMVVTQQPESLAPFSALQIECFTSKKALAQAVLQRARHRQQRFFCHGQFNPWIWLALLSGKLRRSQIFWHVWGADLYEDSRSLKFRLFYLVRRLAQGRVAQVFATRGDLHHYQQRHRRVPGSLLYFPTRMPAAAVESDPAEPFTLLLGNSGDPSNRHIEGLKAIRAQFGTQVRIEVPLGYPPGNEAYISEIQAAAETLFPDGQVNLMRENLAFDDYLALLARCHVGYFMFERQQGVGTLCLLIQANVPFILTRKNPFWRDVAEQQLPVLFSEDTLSPAVIAEARRQLMSCDKQAIAFFAPGYLAGWRAALQLSEGELS
- the wzxE gene encoding lipid III flippase WzxE, which gives rise to MSLARASVWTASSTLVKIVAGLLVVKLLAVSFGPEGVGQAGNFRQLITVLGVLAGAGIFNGVTTYVAQYQQQPGQLRAMVGTASAMVLGFSGVLALLFLLAAAPISTALFGHDRYQGVIRVVAFLQLGIAWANLTLALLKGYRDARGNALALILGSLTGVAGYLLCWWLGGYQGALIGLALVPALLLLPALLMLKRRAPLPLSWLRPQWHPELARNLAKYTLMALITAVTLPVAWVLMRNLLAEQEGWAQVGLWQGVTSISDAYLQFITATFSVWLLPTLARLESKRDIAREIGRALRFVLPAVAVASFGVWVLRDFAISLLFSEAFRGMRDLFVWQLCGDVFKVGAYVFGYLVIAKASLRFYVLTEISQFLLLTLFSRWLIPLHGATGAAQAYMFTYMAYFALCCGAFIVYCRKK
- the wzyE gene encoding ECA oligosaccharide polymerase; protein product: MSLMQFGGLLVVYMLSLVFILTLTWREFKRVRFNFHLFFTLLFLLTFYFGFPLTSVLVFRFNVEVVPVENLLEALLSATAFYAIYYVSYKVRLKPASAPPAKPWLQMNRVETHLTCVILALVALGTVTVFFIHNGFLLFRLTAYNQIFSSEVSGVALKRFFYFFIPAMLIPYFLSPTRRNWLLFLVVTVAFGLLTYALVGGTRANIIIAFALFLFIGITRGWITLWMLATAGVLAIAGMFWLALRRYNLDVMGDEAFYTFLYLTRDTFSPWENLALLLDNYARIEFQGLAPLWRDFYVFIPTWLWPDRPLAVLNSANYFTWEVLNNHSGLAISPTLIGSLVVMGGVWAIPVGAVAVGMIIKAFDAIYQRGCLETNRYTGAILQSFCFGAVFNMIVLAREGLDAFGSRVVFFCIIFAACLGIAKLLFWLLDRAGLIRDRSRRVLHSPL
- the wecG gene encoding lipopolysaccharide N-acetylmannosaminouronosyltransferase; amino-acid sequence: MTTLTETPQYRIRGVDLYGFENMPSAVNFLMPPQRVRSGILVAINAEKILTAERDEGLRTLLAQAEYAYADGISIVRSIRKKYPQASVQRIAGADLWEALMERAGREGTPVFLIGGRQRVLDETCDKLRRQWNVNIVGAQDGYFAPADQDALFARIAASGAKLVTVALGSPRQELLMLACRAHCPDALYMGVGGTYDVFTGHVKRAPKIWQRLGLEWLYRLIRQPSRLRRQLKLLKYLRYHWRGDL
- the rffA gene encoding dTDP-4-amino-4,6-dideoxygalactose transaminase; the encoded protein is MIPFNAPPIVGTEIDYMQSAMNSGKLCGDGGFTRRCQQWMEQRFGSKKVLLTPSCTASLEMAALLIDLQPGDEVIMPSYTFVSTANAFVLRGARIVFVDVRPDTMNIDETLIEAAITEKTRAIVPVHYAGVACEMDTIMALAAKHKLFVIEDAAQGVMSRYKGRALGTIGHIGCFSFHETKNYTAGGEGGATLINDASLVERAEIVREKGTNRSQFFRGQVDKYTWRDMGSSYLMADLQAAYLWAQLEAAERINQQRLRIWQRYYDALQPLAAQGRISLPVIPASCEHNAHMFYIKLRDQDDRQALINWMKEAEILTVFHYIPLHSSPAGERFSQFVGDDRYTTQESERLLRLPLFYNLSDNNQSTVISSLLSFFS